A stretch of Rhinopithecus roxellana isolate Shanxi Qingling chromosome 12, ASM756505v1, whole genome shotgun sequence DNA encodes these proteins:
- the KLHDC7A gene encoding kelch domain-containing protein 7A: protein MFPRGAEAQDWHLDMQLTGKVVLSAAALLLVTVAYRLYKSRPAPAQRWGGNAQAEAKEEAEGSGQPAAQEASPGALQRGPRRRRSSKGSEAPQGCSWENPRGPCVLVTGATSTERKPQRKGSGEERGGQGSDSEQVPPSCRGQEARTAVGGNPDPPHLPRLGSEPHSSPAGLIAAADGTCAGGEPAPWQDGKPREHPGLGQLEPPHCHHVAPLQGSSDMNQSWVFTRVIGVSREEPGALQAASDVGLTLHQQEGAPNASYTFSSIARVRMEENFIQKVEGVEPRLKGKVYDYYVESTSQAIFQGRLAPRTAALTEVPSPRPPPGSLGTGAASGGQAGDTKSAAERAASPQPGPSPTNPGFSRKESLLQIAENPELQLQPDGFRLPAPPCPDPGALPDSGRSSREPHVHLVAGTNFFHVPLTPASAPQVRLDLGNCYEVLTLAKRHNLEALKEAAYKVMSENYLQVLRSPDIYGCLSGAERELILQRRLQGRQYLVVADVCPKEDSGGLCCYDDEQDVWRPLARLPLEAVSRGCAICSLFNYLFVVSGCQGPGHQPSSRVFCYNPLTGIWSEVCPLNQARPHCRLVALDGHLYAIGGECLNSVERYDPRLDRWDFAPPLPSDTFALAHTATACAKEIFVTGGSLRFLLLRFSAQEQRWWACPTGGSKDRTAEMVAVNGFLYRFDLNRSLGIAVYRCSASTRLWYECATYRTPYPDVFQCTVVDNLIYCVGRRSTLCFLADSVSPRFVPKELQSFPAPQGTLLPTVLTLPTPDLPQTRV from the coding sequence ATGTTCCCCAGAGGAGCAGAGGCCCAGGACTGGCATTTGGATATGCAGCTGACGGGCAAGGTGGTGCTGTCGGCTGCTGCCCTACTCCTGGTGACTGTGGCCTACAGGCTGTACAAGTCAAGGCCTGCCCCAGCCCAGAGGTGGGGTGGGAATGCCCAGGCGGAAGCCAAGGAGGAAGCAGAGGGCTCAGGGCAGCCTGCTGCACAGGAGGCTTCTCCCGGGGCTCTGCAGAGGGGGCCAAGACGCAGGAGGAGCAGCAAGGGATCTGAAGCACCACAGGGCTGCAGCTGGGAGAATCCAAGAGGCCCCTGTGTCCTGGTCACGGGGGCCACTTCCACAGAGAGGAAGCCCCAGAGAAAAGGCTCAGGTGAGGAGCGGGGCGGGCAGGGCTCGGACTCTGAGCAGGTGCCTCCTAGCTGCCGCGGCCAGGAAGCCAGAACAGCTGTTGGCGGTAACCCTGACCCTCCCCATCTCCCCCGCTTGGGCAGTGAACCGCACAGCTCCCCAGCTGGACTCATTGCAGCAGCCGATGGCACCTGTGCCGGTGGTGAGCCTGCTCCATGGCAGGACGGCAAACCCCGTGAGCATCCAGGGCTAGGGCAACTGGAACCTCCCCACTGCCACCACGTGGCTCCCTTGCAAGGCAGCAGTGACATGAACCAGAGCTGGGTCTTCACCCGTGTGATAGGGGTCAGCAGAGAAGAGCCTGGGGCTCTCCAGGCTGCCTCCGATGTTGGCCTGACCCTGCATCAGCAGGAGGGAGCTCCCAACGCCTCCTATACCTTCTCGTCCATAGCCCGGGTCCGAATGGAGGAGAATTTCATACAGAAGGTGGAGGGGGTTGAGCCCAGGCTCAAGGGCAAGGTGTACGATTACTACGTGGAATCTACGTCTCAGGCCATCTTCCAGGGCAGGCTGGCTCCCAGGACAGCAGCCCTGACTGAGGTTCCATCTCCTAGGCCACCGCCAGGGTCCCTGGGAACAGGGGCAGCCTCGGGAGGCCAAGCCGGTGACACAAAGAGTGCAGCCGAAAGAGCCGCCTCCCCACAGCCAGGGCCGTCGCCCACCAACCCAGGTTTTAGCCGGAAGGAGAGCCTCCTGCAGATAGCGGAGAACCCAGAGTTGCAGCTGCAGCCAGATGGCTTCCGGCTCCCCGCTCCACCCTGCCCAGACCCGGGCGCCCTGCCGGACTCAGGCAGAAGCAGCCGGGAGCCCCATGTGCACCTGGTGGCCGGGACTAATTTCTTCCATGTACCGCTCACCCCTGCTTCAGCCCCACAGGTCCGCCTGGATCTGGGCAATTGCTATGAGGTGCTGACCTTGGCCAAGAGGCACAACCTGGAGGCCCTGAAGGAGGCGGCCTACAAGGTGATGAGCGAAAACTACCTCCAGGTGCTGCGCAGCCCGGACATCTACGGGTGCCTGAGCGGGGCAGAGCGCGAGCTGATCTTGCAGCGCCGGCTCCAGGGCCGCCAGTACCTGGTGGTGGCTGACGTGTGCCCCAAGGAAGACTCGGGCGGCCTCTGTTGCTATGACGATGAGCAGGATGTCTGGCGCCCCCTGGCTCGCCTGCCCCTCGAGGCCGTGTCCCGGGGCTGTGCCATCTGCAGTCTTTTCAATTATCTCTTTGTGGTGTCCGGCTGCCAGGGCCCCGGGCACCAGCCCTCCAGCCGCGTCTTCTGCTACAACCCGCTTACGGGGATCTGGAGCGAGGTGTGCCCGCTGAACCAGGCCCGGCCGCACTGCCGGCTGGTGGCCCTGGACGGGCACCTGTACGCCATCGGCGGAGAGTGTCTGAACTCGGTGGAGCGTTATGACCCCCGCCTGGACCGCTGGGACTTTGCCCCGCCGCTCCCCAGTGACACGTTCGCCCTGGCGCACACGGCCACGGCGTGTGCCAAGGAGATCTTCGTCACCGGCGGCTCGCTGCGCTTCCTGCTGCTCCGCTTCTCGGCGCAGGAGCAGCGATGGTGGGCCTGCCCCACCGGGGGCAGCAAAGACCGCACGGCCGAGATGGTGGCCGTCAATGGCTTTCTCTACCGCTTTGACCTCAACCGCAGCTTGGGTATAGCCGTGTACCGCTGCAGCGCCAGCACCCGGCTCTGGTACGAGTGTGCCACGTACCGGACGCCTTACCCGGATGTCTTCCAGTGCACGGTGGTGGACAACCTCATCTACTGCGTGGGACGCCGGAGCACCCTCTGCTTCCtagcagactctgtctcaccCAGGTTTGTGCCCAAGGAGCTACAGAGCTTCCCGGCCCCACAGGGCACCCTCCTGCCCACTGTCCTGACCTTGCCCACCCCCGATTTGCCTCAGACCAGGGTCTAG